In the Pseudonocardia cypriaca genome, one interval contains:
- a CDS encoding phenylacetate--CoA ligase family protein, with amino-acid sequence MRRSLAAMDHASADRIRRYQERRLRLLVRLVASRSPFYRRWFAESGVDPASIRTLEDLPRLPLLDRRAVMDAPADFAVQPLRLMWPSSSSGTSGRPVTVYRTAGSSAFEQAALQRQWGWFGLPRDARRVVLRGSSIAVDRGVLTHEIPGDHQLLVSSFHLTPDALPEILRTIRAFRPHAVEGWTSSLTLLAARMRDAGERLPVQAVITSSETISTLQRQLMGSVFEAPIVDHYGQTERVAMAGTCEADGYHVFPDYGIVELLPADDGRAEIVGTPLHNWGFPLLRYRTGDLVDPASAGQCPCGRSFPRLGAIAGRSEDAFVAADGRLIPLPSTVIDDLAGIDEAQIAQLAPGRFEVRVVPGRGFDADVNRAQVLRNIERLIGPGQDVAIRVMDGIPRSASGKLRTAVVLPGGLPDGAGTLIT; translated from the coding sequence ATGCGCCGGTCGCTCGCGGCGATGGACCACGCGTCCGCCGACCGGATTCGCCGGTACCAGGAGCGCAGGCTGCGCCTGCTCGTGCGCCTCGTAGCGTCTCGTTCGCCGTTCTACCGACGCTGGTTCGCGGAGTCGGGCGTGGACCCGGCGTCGATCCGGACGCTCGAGGACCTACCGCGCCTTCCCCTGCTCGACCGGCGGGCCGTGATGGACGCGCCCGCCGACTTCGCCGTGCAGCCGCTGCGGCTCATGTGGCCCTCGAGCTCCAGTGGGACGTCCGGCCGGCCCGTCACGGTGTACCGCACCGCCGGTTCCTCGGCCTTCGAGCAGGCCGCGCTGCAGCGCCAGTGGGGCTGGTTCGGCCTCCCCCGCGACGCGCGTCGCGTCGTGCTGCGCGGCAGCTCGATCGCGGTGGACCGTGGCGTGCTGACCCACGAGATCCCCGGGGACCACCAACTGCTCGTGTCCAGCTTCCACCTGACGCCGGACGCGCTCCCGGAGATCCTCCGGACCATCCGCGCTTTCCGGCCGCACGCCGTCGAGGGCTGGACCTCCAGCCTCACGCTGCTCGCCGCCCGGATGCGGGACGCGGGCGAGCGACTGCCCGTTCAGGCGGTGATCACCTCGTCGGAGACGATCAGCACGCTGCAGCGGCAGCTCATGGGCTCGGTGTTCGAGGCGCCGATCGTCGACCACTACGGCCAGACCGAGCGCGTGGCGATGGCCGGCACCTGCGAGGCGGACGGCTACCACGTCTTCCCCGACTACGGGATCGTCGAGCTGCTCCCGGCCGACGACGGGCGCGCCGAGATCGTCGGCACACCACTGCACAACTGGGGTTTCCCGCTGCTGCGCTACCGCACGGGCGACCTGGTCGACCCGGCCTCGGCAGGGCAGTGCCCGTGCGGGCGGTCGTTCCCGCGGCTGGGGGCGATCGCCGGCCGCTCCGAGGACGCGTTCGTCGCCGCGGACGGGCGGCTGATCCCATTGCCGTCCACGGTCATCGACGATCTCGCGGGCATCGACGAGGCGCAGATCGCTCAGCTCGCGCCGGGGCGGTTCGAGGTCCGCGTCGTGCCGGGCCGAGGGTTCGACGCGGACGTGAACCGCGCCCAAGTCCTCCGCAACATCGAACGGCTGATCGGCCCTGGTCAGGACGTCGCGATCCGCGTGATGGACGGGATCCCGCGCTCTGCCTCCGGCAAGCTGCGCACGGCAGTCGTCCTCCCCGGTGGGCTCCCGGACGGTGCGGGCACACTGATCACGTGA
- a CDS encoding putative glycoside hydrolase, with protein sequence MKVGGARAPIAFLAVLAALLVSCAGTPAATPSTSTATATSLPFPRTATYWLEQNEIPSVEELARYDLVVIDSEWGHRLQRADFERLRALNPDIVLLAYVNLIDYRPELGSAGYYADRYALWQFRDSTTSTFPQQWLARTARGARVSEWPETVMANLADTAPRIDGRTYAEYAARWVVDQVWLTGLWDGVFLDVWGDRIYGASHSRWDVDGDGSDDPEDRIYGPGGPWERGITSAERIMRQAMPDALLIGNGERTLREGLLDGRVFESFADLGGGRNPASDIDGYLGAASSDGHRKPGLALNINVRRAQAGSPEEYRNARFFLTATLLQDGFWAPMGQHYGELAYYDELDGGGLGPGYLGAPLVANPAPEQLDAPFADGLGVVAQDVVRRDFEHGIVLNNAGTTARAVDLGGTFRHLAGRQDPATNDGSVVTTVTVPPGDGLILLR encoded by the coding sequence GTGAAGGTGGGTGGCGCGAGGGCGCCGATCGCGTTCCTGGCCGTCCTCGCCGCACTCCTGGTCTCGTGTGCGGGCACCCCGGCGGCCACACCCTCCACCTCCACCGCCACCGCCACGTCGCTCCCCTTCCCGCGCACCGCCACCTACTGGCTGGAGCAGAACGAGATCCCGTCCGTCGAGGAGCTGGCGAGGTACGACCTCGTGGTGATCGACAGCGAGTGGGGCCACCGGCTCCAGCGGGCGGACTTCGAGCGGCTGCGCGCGCTCAACCCGGACATCGTTCTGCTCGCCTACGTGAACCTCATCGACTACCGGCCCGAGCTCGGCTCGGCCGGCTACTACGCCGACCGGTACGCGCTCTGGCAGTTCCGGGACTCGACGACCAGCACCTTCCCGCAGCAGTGGTTGGCCAGGACGGCCCGCGGGGCTCGGGTGAGCGAGTGGCCGGAGACCGTCATGGCCAACCTCGCGGACACCGCGCCCCGGATCGACGGGCGGACCTACGCGGAGTACGCGGCCCGGTGGGTGGTGGACCAGGTGTGGTTGACCGGGCTGTGGGACGGGGTCTTCCTCGACGTGTGGGGGGATCGGATCTACGGGGCGAGCCACAGCCGCTGGGACGTCGACGGCGACGGCAGCGACGACCCGGAGGACCGGATCTACGGGCCCGGTGGGCCGTGGGAGCGCGGGATCACGAGCGCGGAGCGGATCATGCGGCAGGCCATGCCCGACGCGCTCCTGATCGGCAACGGCGAGCGCACGCTGCGCGAGGGGCTGCTCGACGGGCGGGTCTTCGAGAGCTTCGCGGATCTCGGCGGTGGCCGGAACCCGGCCTCGGACATCGACGGCTACCTCGGGGCGGCCTCGAGCGACGGCCACCGCAAGCCCGGCCTCGCCTTGAACATCAACGTTCGGCGCGCACAGGCCGGCTCGCCGGAGGAGTACCGCAACGCACGGTTCTTCCTCACCGCGACCCTGCTGCAGGACGGCTTCTGGGCGCCGATGGGCCAGCACTACGGCGAGCTCGCCTACTACGACGAGTTGGACGGGGGCGGGCTCGGCCCGGGGTACCTCGGCGCGCCGCTCGTCGCGAACCCGGCGCCCGAGCAGCTCGACGCCCCGTTCGCGGACGGTCTGGGCGTCGTGGCGCAGGACGTGGTGCGACGCGACTTCGAACACGGGATCGTGCTCAACAACGCGGGGACGACGGCGCGGGCGGTCGACCTCGGAGGCACGTTCCGGCACCTCGCCGGCCGCCAGGACCCGGCGACGAACGACGGCTCCGTCGTCACGACGGTCACCGTGCCACCCGGCGACGGACTGATCCTCCTGCGCTAG